The genomic region AAGCATTCAAATTGATGCCTGATTGGTGATGTGCAACAGTAAAAATCAATCTCTTTCCTTTTGTCGATGTAGATCCCAcacctctctttctctttctcatcTCAGAGAATCACTTCTCTTTCAAACCCACATGCCTCTCCTCTTTCTCATCATGCCTTCCTCCTTCCCCTTCCCTAGCCGCTCCCCTTCGATGAGGAAGCATCGCCAACACACATGGTCGCTCCTCTTCCCACCTTCAGCAAGGAAGCATCCTTCATGCCATGATTGTTCTCTGcttgagcttttttttttaagttgttgttgGTATATTGTTCTAGATTTGAGTTTTGTtctttaatgtgtttttttaccTGTCCTAGATCTAACTTCTATTCTTTAATTTGTTCTAGACTTTCTTATTCTTCCCCTCTTCATTTCCCTTGGTTTCCTCTAAAATTAGTTAGGAagagaaacaataaaatatatatattaaaaaagttcTTGAGAGTTCTACTcttaaaattcaatatttatcCCAAAGATATTGGGAGGAAGTCTATAGataattttagtgaagaaaGATTTTTTAACTCAACAATCCCATTAAAGATACTTTAAGCTAATGAAGTTGCTATTCCgatgattattttgattttatttttttacctttaataccaactaaaaaaaagttatatttctCAAAATGGGATCCtctttttgctaaaaaaaaatcctatatatTATACAGTCACATTATTAACTTTTGAGTAAATTACATTCGTATTGAGGTATTTTACGAGTATTTTgcacaaattttcaaaatcttcaaattttagtaaaaaCTACTTTCTTTTGTCtgtaaaaaaaactacttttttaTTGATAGAAAAAGCTCTACTGTGGAACTCGGGCGAGTGAACTCACCGAGGTCAACTGAACAGAACTCGTCTCTCACTCACCAATATACACAAATCGAAGCAAAAAACAGTACACCGTAGTCTCCTGCTAAAGACAGATCTCAGATTCTGTACGCTAACacagagagagagtgagagagataTGGCAACGACGTCGTCTTCAAGCGAGGAAGCACCGAACACTAAGAAGAACAAGAAGGAGTGTTTAGGTTGGATAGAATGGTTAAGAGGTTGGTTCTATGTGGTCTACGAAATGCTCTTTCAGCGCATCATGGCGAGTCATTTGCACAACCCCATGCCTCTCCCTCCCGTCAACGACCTCACCTGCATTGTCACCGGCTCCACCAGCGGCATTGGCCTCGAAATCGCAAGGTTCACTTTCCTTTTCTGCTTTTGAGTAAGAAAAAATTGAGCTTTGGAACTGGGGTGGGTGTTTGTTGCTTGATTATTGATAAAGGGGTGATTTTGGGAAGTGGGTGTGTGTTGGTTTTGTGGCTGTGGTTGTGGATCGTGAGAAAGGAGTGACCTTTCTGTCGGTTTTGTAAATAGGTTATAGATGAAGTATGCCATGACCATTTTGGTTACTGTGCGTGTTGCCCTCATTTGCAAGGCTACTAGGTAGGCCCACTTTGGACTAGCTTCTAGTTTTATAAGAGGCTTTCAGTTGATTCTTTAAGAGCATCTTCAATGCTGGTTGTTAATAAGGTTCTTAAGTCTAAGAATCAGTTCTTACTCAAAATCATCATTGGAGGAGGCTGATATGAATTCCAATTGTAAGAACGGGTTCTTATACAATCAATCTGGTcctatgattaaaaaaattaattaatcttttgGTCCCTTGtgccaattttattttatttcctataccTAAAAACTCTTCGTTTtagtcctatatatatatatatatatatatatatatatatatatatatatatatatattatttttatgttttagtccTTATGCTTCAATTTTGTGGCAGGTTTATACAGCTTGAAAACTAACAAGGATGCTGACATTTGGGTATAAAAAGTTCTTAAATGATTGCaccatattattaaaaaatcatttcctGACATAGTATGTGAGACTTATTTTAAGTTCTTAAATGATTGCACCATCGGAGTAGTAAGTtgttaaatttctttaatctgATCTAGCATGTAGGATACTCTAAAAGTGAGTTAAGAACCTTCACTTTAAATGTATCATTGGAGATGCTCCAACTTACCGAAAAGGCAAAAATAAACTATTATGTGCTTTTAGAGAAGTTAAATGACAGAACTTGCCGATTTTAATTTACATGAtaagtttgatttattttaattcattttattttctttttctattagtACTTgttgagaagtttatccaaactgCCTCTTAGGTAAAGTCATGTGGGTTTgggtatatttttgttttaaattctaGATTAGACACTATGAAGTGCGAGcttttatgttttgaaaaaaaggggagctgatgcattttttttgttgtttatcacATCGTGCAGGCAATTAGCACAGTCAGGGGCCCATGTTGTTATGGCTGTCAGGAACACAAAGGCAGCTCAGGAGTTGATCCAGAAGTGGCAAGTTGACTCTGAAGGATTGAGTATTCCTCTCAATGTTGAGGTAACTTGTATGGCCATTACCCATTATTGTGTGAGGAACATTAAACTGGCTCTCTTGGAGCTTGCTATGATAAATCATATATGATTATGATCCATGGAACTTTTTTTGCATTGGAATTTGTGTTTGGATTAACTTATTTTGTTATATGGAAAGTTTTTTTGCATGATACTCAAAAGAGAGATTTTGTTTGAATAGTTGTTTTAAATGGATTAAgcttaattcaaaattatgttttgggATTACTTCTGGTCATAGACATTTCCTTTTGGCTTATCAAGGTGATGCAAGTTGATCTTCTCTCATTGGATTCTGTCACGAGGTTTGCTGAAGCATGGAATGCACGCTCAGCACCCTTACATGTTCTCATCAATAATGCTGGGATTTTTTCCATTGGAGGTTGGTATTTCTGATCAAACAAATCTGTTCCTAAATTTTGACCTTTCTGTTGTCTATGACCCTTTTATGGTTTGAGTACTTTCCAGTAATTTTTGGGATTATCTGTTGAAATatacttatcttttttttctcatcttttattCTGACAAAATTATCAGAATTAGCAATAACAACTTCTGGATTGGTTCTCATTGATGACAAATGTAACTAACccactagtattttttttgttctaacTCAGAGCCACAAAAGTTTTCCAAAGATGGTTATGAACAGCACTTGCAAGTGAATCATCTTGCTCCTGCCTTGCTTTCAATACTTCTTTTGCCATCCCTTATTAGGGGTTCTCCTAGTCGCATTGTTAATGTGAATTCCATAGTAAGTTTCTTGCTATTTGAACACTATTACATATTAAAGTCATagtttattttcatgtatttttcatattaatgcCTTTGATTTATGTACTATACCAATATTTATGAAAACTTTTTGTTTGGCTAGATGCTGTTTGATTGATTCAACATTTATTACTTGTTGGTTTTTATGCCTGAATCTTATTAAAATATAGTCAataatcttttgatttgttttgtctCAAAGAATTTGGAAAATTTGCCTGTTGTTATACATTTCTATCTAAGGCCATTCAGTTTGTAATTTTCTGCGATGCTAGCAATGATGAAGATTAATGTTTTCtagaattcaaatttaatagcAAATTACTTGTTATAAAAGGTTAAGTTAGTTTGGAAGACattctctttcttttgttttggtgCATTTTTTGTCATCCTGAATCCTGATAGGCGTGTTTTCCCTCACtgttttttagtaaaatttgtttcagtaaaaaaaatgacagtggTGACACTACAATATGTCCTGTAATGCTTGAGttactttgttttcttttactttttcagtAAATTAATGTCATAAGTTAAAATTCTTCTTTGTGGTGtattatcaacttttttttgAGATTTTAATTAGCAAGAGACAAACACTATTGTTGAACTCTTGCTAAAACGTTTGGTGCTATGCAATGCATAACTATAAGCTTTGtttaattgcaaaaatacaatgaTGTTTCTTTGATTTCCcgttatatgtgtgtgtgtgatttttcttgatGAAATTCTTATGTTCTTgacattcaaatataaaataaatcgtTTATTTTGAACGAATGAAAGAGAACAGAACATGAATCTGGGTGATAAAATTGTTGATAAGGAAAAGCGGAATAAAATCAGATGCTCCATTAATCAGTGTATTCCAAGGAATTAAAAGTTGGATGCTTAATAAAAAGGGAGCGTGTCGAATAAATAATTAGTGCAGAAATAAAGGCTGCAGATTAATGTTTGGCAGGTATTTAATGTTCtctgtatattattatttttctgtttaaCTTTTCTATGATTTTAAACTGTTGAATGTTGATTGTAAAGTAATTAATCCTAGAAAATAATTAGTGctgaaataattaatgttgttttcaTGGTAAAGTAATTAAtcctagaaaataaaaaatatattttagagcggtaaaaagtaattttttgttttttaatctttcacACTGACCATAAGAAAATCTTTAGAGTGCTTTGTCTTTTCTTTTCCCCTCTTTTCTGTAGATGCATCATGTTGGCTTTGTAGACACTGAAGATATGAATCTCACATCTGGAAAAAGGAAATTTTCTAGTATGGTAGGATACTCAAGCAGCAAGTTAGCAGAGGTACACttcatttaaatgttttttgacAATATGTTGGCTTGCAATTtacaaataagtttttcatcTGACAAAGTTACTAGTGCAATTATttgtagttatttattttttctgctATATCATATATACTTAGCTATATTAGTTGCACACAATTTAACTGATAGGATCTTGATTCTTgcatattaaatttcaaaaacaaaaataagtatgCCATTAAATGATTTTAGACACACGGGCACACACAAATAGTGTTTAAAAAGGCGTAGTATATGATGTAACTAATTTTAGGATACTGGAGACAAAACTGTTATGGATAGATAAGAAATTTTGCACCATTGATATTTTCCAATAAGAAATTTTGTAACATTGACATGCATGACAAACATTCAATCCAATGGTGTATATAATTCATTCTTGAAAATTTCCATCTTGTATTTTCAATGCTTCCCATTACTAATATATCAAGGGACTAGACTACACGTATACATTGCATTTTTGTCACTTAGGATGAACGATCCTCGCCCcttaaataaaagaaactacCTGATCCACTTAGATTAGATGACTCTGCATGCTGCATCATTGTATGGAATGGTTCATTGGCGGCAGATGTGGTGCCTATCTTCTGGTTAAGAAAACTCACTTATGGAAGTCATTACACTGCTGACCTCTACATGTTGAGTGTTAATATctttataattatcttattctttttatgtatttttatgttatatattttcaacTATTTCTATCATGATCCATTTCTTTTTGCATTAAATTATACAATATTACTAACTAATTAACTGATagtattttacataaatatcaattcaaaatataattatgtgtACTATTTTATCAATCTCTATCTCACATATTGCAGCACTGAGAACACACATGCAGTTAGAATCCAGGACTTaggtattttccttttttttttacaaagtaaTTGCTTATCTTCACTAGCCAAACCATATGCAGCTTAACTGCATACTTCTTAAAAGATAGTTTTTCAGCATTTTGGTTTATTTGTTACCTTGGTATAATTACATCTTGTTTGTTGTTTAGTTTTCAATAGCCTGAATCCATTTTCCCTTTATTCTTCCTCTTGTCTTGGTTCTTAAAGCCTGTTAATAGTTATTGATATTGCCTTCTAAATTTTTGTTACGTTACTGGTCAATGATTCAAAATCATATGAAGATGATTTGCTTGGTCTACCTTCCATCTTGAAGTTTTGAATGAAACATCACTTGGCATTTTCTGTTGCAGATTATGTTTAGTAGTACTATTAATAAACGACTCCCTGCTGAATCTGGCATCAGTGTATTGTGTGTATCACCTGGAATTGTTCAGACCAATGTGgtaagttttttgaaaaaattgaacatCTGTTTCTATATGGATCATGTACAACTGTAATCTTAATTAATTGTTCAatatctattttgattttacaaATCTTTGTCAAACTGAGCATGATTTCTGCTGAATAAGTAATAACCAAGTAGGATCTAATTGTTCTTTTGCAATATGGCAACAGAAAAACCTTCAGAAATTATGTCTTGCTTTAGAATATTTGCCCCGTAATTTGCTCATGCCCTTTGCCAGTATTTGTGTGTCAATCTTGTTGAGAAAACAATATAGATGGAGGAGGGGGAAGATTGTATTAGTTGGGGAACTTTTTACACTGTAAGTAATACAGCATAACTTGAAAAATGTTCAAAGAGTACTAGGAAAATGGCTACTGAAGGTACTTTGAGTTTGAGGGTCATGCCGCCTCCCACTCCAAATCTTTCCCTCGAAACTGTGTCCctccatttctttctcttccttcccTGTTAAAGTTCCCCCACTTACAACCTGCTGCATAGACAGACAATTACAATTAGAATTCCTATGCTCTGTCCCCTCTACCCATTTGATTGGAATGGACATATAACCTATTTCCCCTTTTACCACTCTTAAAGTACACCCTTTGTAATGTAACTAATAGTCTTATGAAACAGATTGGCTTGTTTTGTaggattaatatttattttaaaatgtatatgtttgacaaaatgtagatgaatgaaaattaacaagggatgaaaatatttcattaactGAACTATTGGATCTATGGTAGAAATTTAGAATAATCAATAGTGTCAATTAGATTGAAGAGGATGTATGAAACTTGAGGTTGGTTAAACAAGACCCTGAAGTGAGGTGTATTTAGAACTGTATACAAATAAATACCAGATTCtaaatactaaattttataattcatcACATTGTGTTTATTGGTTCCAAAGGCTAAGCTGCTAAGGGCATATGTTTGTTTTAGATTTTGGAGGATTTAGTGTTCTGCTTAGTTTATGTTTGGAAATGATTAGGTAATAAGCTAATGCTAATTTTTAACTGAaagttagtttattttattaaaagtgttTGATATAATTAGTTGTTAAACTAGCCAATGAatgtaaaatgacataaaaggaCAAGCCCTGGCAcaacggtaaagttgtgccttggtgatcAGTCGGTCATGGGTTTTGATTTGTCCGAATCCAGAAACAGCCTCtatgcatatgcaagggtaaggctgcacATAATGACTTTCTCCCATACCTTTGTATGGCAAGGAGCCTTTTGGTTCCGAGGTATGTTAGTTTTGGTCAAACAAGCTTATAAGCTAGTTAAAGAAGTTATAGGATTGCTGAAATAACTTTGTCAAACACACTCTTGGCCCTTTAGGATTTgaccaaaaataatttcattctgTTTGGATAATTTCGGTGCTATAATttatggtcataattttttgcTGGTGGGGCAATTATGATTTGTGGATTAAAATAGCTTAGTGCAAATCCCTGGAGTAGTGACAAATGGCCCTGGGGTTAATTTGGGCTCAATGTTTAAAGTccaaatcatatattttattgg from Glycine soja cultivar W05 chromosome 16, ASM419377v2, whole genome shotgun sequence harbors:
- the LOC114390729 gene encoding dehydrogenase/reductase SDR family member FEY-like isoform X1, with translation MATTSSSSEEAPNTKKNKKECLGWIEWLRGWFYVVYEMLFQRIMASHLHNPMPLPPVNDLTCIVTGSTSGIGLEIARQLAQSGAHVVMAVRNTKAAQELIQKWQVDSEGLSIPLNVEVMQVDLLSLDSVTRFAEAWNARSAPLHVLINNAGIFSIGEPQKFSKDGYEQHLQVNHLAPALLSILLLPSLIRGSPSRIVNVNSIMHHVGFVDTEDMNLTSGKRKFSSMVGYSSSKLAEIMFSSTINKRLPAESGISVLCVSPGIVQTNVARDLPKLVQAAYHLIPYFIFSAQEGARSALFAATDPQVPEYCEMLKADEWPVCAFISQDCRPANPSEEAHNVQTSYEVWEKTLEMIGLPSDAVERLLDGEEVKCRYGQEQ
- the LOC114390729 gene encoding dehydrogenase/reductase SDR family member FEY-like isoform X2 encodes the protein MLTFGQLAQSGAHVVMAVRNTKAAQELIQKWQVDSEGLSIPLNVEVMQVDLLSLDSVTRFAEAWNARSAPLHVLINNAGIFSIGEPQKFSKDGYEQHLQVNHLAPALLSILLLPSLIRGSPSRIVNVNSIMHHVGFVDTEDMNLTSGKRKFSSMVGYSSSKLAEIMFSSTINKRLPAESGISVLCVSPGIVQTNVARDLPKLVQAAYHLIPYFIFSAQEGARSALFAATDPQVPEYCEMLKADEWPVCAFISQDCRPANPSEEAHNVQTSYEVWEKTLEMIGLPSDAVERLLDGEEVKCRYGQEQ